The following are encoded in a window of Bacteroidales bacterium genomic DNA:
- a CDS encoding Mpv17/PMP22 family protein, whose amino-acid sequence MSQKKDLFFMLGVSLFFLPFFIFSSLFEAYYQFNQEHGLLMSFIKFFFLATLGELIGLRIKTGRYYYKGFGLLPRALVWGFLGITIYMAFAVFAAGTPVLLEKTGFSDAAQILYSDLSWKKVAVSFSIATVLNLFYAPVLMTFHKITDAHILETGGSLKGFFRPVPVARIFREINWEVQWNFVFKRTIPLFWIPAQTITFLLPEEYRVLFAAFLGIVLGVILAIAALKNKE is encoded by the coding sequence ATGAGTCAAAAAAAGGACCTGTTTTTTATGTTGGGAGTGAGTCTTTTTTTTCTCCCCTTCTTCATATTCAGCAGCCTGTTTGAAGCCTATTATCAGTTCAACCAGGAGCATGGCCTGCTTATGAGCTTTATCAAGTTTTTTTTCCTGGCCACCCTGGGTGAACTTATTGGACTGAGGATTAAAACTGGCCGCTATTATTATAAAGGATTCGGTCTGCTGCCCCGTGCCCTGGTATGGGGATTTCTGGGAATTACCATCTACATGGCCTTTGCTGTTTTTGCTGCCGGCACCCCCGTGCTTCTGGAGAAGACCGGCTTTTCAGATGCCGCTCAGATACTCTATTCGGATCTGAGCTGGAAAAAGGTCGCTGTTTCTTTCAGCATTGCCACCGTCCTGAACCTTTTTTATGCTCCGGTACTGATGACTTTCCATAAAATTACCGATGCCCATATCCTGGAGACAGGCGGCAGCCTGAAAGGTTTTTTCCGTCCGGTTCCTGTTGCCCGGATATTCAGGGAGATTAACTGGGAGGTGCAATGGAATTTTGTTTTTAAAAGAACCATCCCCTTATTTTGGATTCCGGCTCAAACCATTACCTTTTTGTTGCCGGAGGAGTACCGGGTATTGTTTGCTGCTTTCCTGGGTATTGTCCTGGGGGTCATTCTGGCTATTGCAGCACTTAAAAACAAGGAGTAG